One stretch of Marinobacterium iners DNA includes these proteins:
- a CDS encoding flagellar hook-basal body complex protein, with protein sequence MAGFNTAVTGLKASTTMLDVAGNNIANASTVGFKGSRTEFGDIYATAVVGAGSSNTPGSGVTVSDIAQDFSGGTIEFTNSNLDLAINGSGFFQLKDSSGSISYTRAGAFELDKEGYIVSKNNKRLQGFGLDPQGNILPLQDLSVSQKQSPPKATEKIELSFNIDENDDASNNEKVFNKVNPNSYTWSTTVGTFDSLGNEQSIRFYFAEQQAIRESYRFALDDGAGSFTAATVDTVAVPPAVATDAVFGTGGSAVKLSGFELAMNGTGGAATVTSLQDANDREKLYWDVTAPILDDSNNVYYQLTDESKSKLKETFANGGDPRIDLDTLVLNGTTGQVSFETHAEYTEYGDFVVEVAGKEVDNTLPASESFRDSNEIQSFQLDPTKFTAGVDGNQLGETFVISFGSVDITLKSELTYEGAIATITSFEQEIIDANPGLESVSYNSLQDRIEIKWQAKQGDVDNDILDFPVVSGTLANAPFLGLDTATGKVDLQELQKGDNSYIGVYRTYAYLNDNDQLNLGKIRDPGSLVEDPATPTAPGPILVSFNTTTGVLESVNGGNVSNAGKAPTITILGADPANPQDALLDSDVDNLKGVQLDLSGSSQFGSESIVNKRSQDGYTKGDLIGVTFSEDGRMVASFSNGQLAELGIVAVATFENQDGLQNAGNTEWVQTLSSGDPVLNPPGTGLNGTLRSAALEQSNVDLSAELVKLIEGQRNFQANSKTLETLNTVTQAILQI encoded by the coding sequence ATGGCAGGTTTTAATACGGCCGTCACTGGCCTGAAGGCATCCACCACAATGCTGGATGTGGCCGGTAATAACATTGCTAATGCGAGCACCGTCGGGTTTAAAGGCTCCCGAACAGAGTTTGGTGATATATATGCAACAGCAGTTGTGGGTGCAGGGTCGAGTAATACGCCGGGTTCTGGTGTTACTGTGAGCGATATAGCCCAAGATTTTAGTGGGGGTACTATTGAGTTTACGAATAGTAACCTGGATTTGGCTATTAATGGATCAGGTTTTTTCCAGCTGAAAGATAGTAGCGGTAGCATATCTTATACACGTGCTGGCGCATTTGAGCTGGATAAAGAAGGCTATATTGTTAGTAAAAATAACAAGCGGCTACAAGGCTTTGGGCTTGATCCACAGGGCAACATTTTGCCGCTGCAAGATCTTTCAGTGTCGCAGAAGCAAAGTCCACCTAAAGCGACTGAAAAAATTGAGTTGTCTTTCAATATTGATGAAAATGATGACGCCTCGAATAATGAAAAAGTCTTCAATAAGGTAAATCCTAACTCCTATACATGGTCGACCACAGTCGGTACATTCGATAGCTTGGGGAATGAGCAAAGCATTCGATTTTACTTTGCAGAACAGCAGGCTATTCGAGAATCCTATCGGTTTGCACTCGACGATGGAGCGGGTTCGTTCACGGCAGCAACAGTTGATACCGTTGCGGTTCCTCCTGCTGTAGCGACAGACGCAGTATTCGGTACGGGTGGCAGTGCTGTAAAGCTGTCAGGTTTTGAGTTGGCAATGAACGGTACTGGCGGCGCTGCAACAGTTACCTCTCTGCAAGATGCGAATGATCGAGAAAAACTATATTGGGATGTAACAGCCCCGATTCTGGATGACAGCAACAATGTATATTACCAGCTGACGGATGAGTCCAAGAGTAAACTGAAAGAAACCTTTGCGAATGGCGGTGATCCCCGAATCGATCTGGATACGCTGGTGTTGAATGGTACGACAGGTCAGGTTTCGTTTGAAACACATGCAGAATATACCGAATATGGTGATTTTGTCGTGGAAGTGGCCGGTAAAGAGGTGGATAATACTCTACCTGCATCTGAATCATTTAGAGATTCTAATGAGATTCAATCGTTCCAGCTGGATCCTACAAAGTTTACAGCGGGCGTTGATGGTAACCAGTTGGGTGAAACATTTGTTATCAGCTTTGGTAGCGTAGACATCACTCTTAAAAGTGAGTTGACGTATGAGGGTGCTATTGCAACCATTACCAGTTTTGAGCAAGAAATAATCGATGCGAATCCTGGTCTTGAATCTGTTTCATACAACTCTTTGCAGGATAGAATTGAAATAAAATGGCAGGCTAAACAAGGTGACGTTGATAACGATATATTGGACTTCCCGGTAGTATCAGGCACCTTGGCGAATGCACCGTTTTTGGGGCTTGATACAGCAACAGGGAAGGTGGACCTGCAAGAGTTGCAGAAGGGCGATAACAGCTATATTGGTGTATATCGCACATATGCATACCTTAATGACAATGATCAGCTGAATCTAGGTAAAATACGTGATCCTGGCTCGCTGGTGGAAGATCCTGCTACGCCGACAGCACCTGGCCCGATATTGGTGAGCTTTAACACAACAACAGGGGTGTTGGAATCAGTTAACGGCGGAAATGTTTCCAACGCGGGTAAGGCACCGACAATCACTATTCTGGGTGCCGACCCTGCGAATCCTCAAGATGCCCTGTTGGACTCCGATGTAGATAATCTCAAGGGTGTACAGCTTGATCTCAGTGGCTCGTCCCAGTTTGGCTCCGAATCGATTGTGAATAAGCGTTCACAGGATGGCTATACCAAGGGCGATTTGATCGGTGTGACCTTCTCAGAAGATGGTCGAATGGTCGCCAGTTTCAGTAATGGTCAGTTGGCGGAGTTGGGTATTGTTGCCGTTGCGACCTTTGAGAACCAGGATGGCTTGCAGAATGCCGGTAATACTGAGTGGGTACAAACATTGTCTTCCGGTGATCCGGTGCTTAACCCGCCAGGTACCGGTCTGAACGGTACGCTTCGCTCTGCTGCCCTTGAGCAGTCAAACGTGGACTTGTCTGCTGAACTGGTCAAGCTCATTGAGGGGCAGCGTAACTTCCAGGCTAACTCCAAAACACTGGAAACCCTCAACACAGTGACTCAGGCTATTTTGCAGATCTAA
- the flgF gene encoding flagellar basal-body rod protein FlgF, whose product MDKVLYVAMTGARENMYAQQAHANNLANATTTGFKSDFEQARAMRVLGEGYESRVYSMSERPGTDLDSGTLMQTGRDLDVAVAGDGWLAVQGPDGNEVYTRNGSLQINAANQLVTGSGLPVIGAGGGPIVIPPAENITIGNDGTVTIRPIGENAVEIALVDQIKLVQPEQGQLFKGRDGFMHTDNDVPLAANPNVQVRAGYLESSNVNAISELTSMISLQRQFEMQVKMMKTAEENSSAAAEVLSMS is encoded by the coding sequence ATGGATAAAGTGCTGTATGTTGCCATGACCGGCGCGCGTGAGAACATGTACGCGCAGCAGGCCCACGCCAATAACCTGGCCAATGCGACGACCACCGGCTTCAAGAGTGATTTCGAGCAGGCCCGCGCCATGCGTGTGCTGGGTGAAGGTTATGAGTCTCGCGTTTACTCCATGAGTGAGCGGCCCGGCACGGATCTTGATAGTGGCACACTGATGCAAACGGGGCGTGATCTGGATGTGGCGGTTGCCGGTGATGGCTGGCTTGCCGTTCAGGGGCCGGACGGCAACGAAGTGTACACCCGCAACGGATCACTGCAGATCAATGCCGCCAACCAGCTGGTGACAGGCAGCGGCTTGCCGGTGATCGGGGCTGGTGGTGGGCCGATTGTGATTCCGCCCGCCGAGAACATAACCATTGGTAACGATGGCACGGTCACCATCCGTCCGATCGGTGAGAATGCGGTCGAAATTGCCTTGGTGGATCAAATCAAACTGGTGCAGCCAGAACAGGGTCAGTTGTTTAAAGGGCGCGATGGTTTCATGCACACGGATAACGATGTGCCGCTGGCTGCCAATCCGAATGTACAAGTGCGTGCTGGCTATCTTGAGTCCAGCAACGTGAATGCCATCTCTGAACTGACCTCTATGATCAGTCTTCAGCGACAGTTTGAGATGCAAGTGAAAATGATGAAAACGGCTGAAGAGAACTCATCTGCAGCAGCAGAAGTGCTTTCAATGAGCTGA